The genomic segment TACCCCCAACGGCAGGTTGAGCACCAGGAGATGGCACAGGACTTACAGGTGCCTACaccaatttaaaaatttcaGAATAATGTAACTCCTAAAAGTTAACACAAAAAAGATGACTTTCCACAACACGCGCACACATGTCCCTCTCACCGAATAAGGACTCCATCCGGGAAATGGGACAACCCCTGGAGAAAGAAGTACAGGACCATAAGCCCCTTGAACATATGAACCAGGCAACATAGGAGGCCTAGCCACTCTCAAGCTTGAAGAAGCTCCTCCATACTGTTCAGGCAGAGGAACTGTAGGAGACTGCACCTGTTGATAAAATTGAGGTGCAGATGCTGGCAATGACGTACCAGCAGGTTGAGGATGATGGAATTTACAAGATATACCAAATTTGCACTGCCCCGTTTTCAAATAGTAGGAGCATTCTTTCTCACCCTGTTAAAAAAAAGGCATGGTTCAACATGGCATTATTTATACTACTGTCAATTACATGAGGGACAAGAGGAACAAGAAGTGTCATACAGGCCTTAATGGGTATCCGTAGACATTTAGTGGAGCTTGGTTTAAATATCCACCTCCATTTTTAGGATGGTGGAATTTACAGGATGCACCAAATTTACAGGTTCCCGTTTTTAAATAATACTGCTCATCAGAAACACCAAGTATTAATAACCAcattaaattagaaatataagaagaaattggtagattttatttgagaaaaaacaTTTAAAGTGGCCAAAAATAGCATACCTGACACGGAGGTTCCCCCACCCTTTCTGGGTACTCCCCTGTAGCTCTTACTGCCGCAGCAACCTAACGCATTGATATTTATACACTTTAGCAATAAGatgtaataaagaaaaaacttcGTCATCCACATTCTCCAATTCTCACTTTGGAAGTACATTTCATATTGAGAAAGTCAAAATGCAATCCCCCCCTTCCTCgctaaaaaggaaagaaaaaaaaaataaacaaactacACAGTAAACGAACATTCATACACAACATCGACCTTCGGAAATAAGTAATAACACCAACACAGAGCTAAAAGAGACACGAAAACAATGCCTACCAAAAAGCAACAGCAACAAGACACTTGCATGAAACTCTAACCTAATGCAGAATCTCAAAGTGATGGAAAGTGTTACCGCAGCACGGTCACGAGGATGATTGTAACGACACCTGCCTCCATATCCACACACACCAGTTCGCATGTAATACACACAATTGGGCACGCCGAGCCGCTCCGGGTAAGATTCCCCACCACCCAACGTTAAATGCCACATGGATTCTGCAGAAACCGAAAAACCCTAATCAGAAGCCACAGAGAAACCCCTAAACTAACACAAGTCAGCTTCCacatcaagcaaaccctaagaTAGGGagcagagaagagagaaagaccTTCGAGAGCAGTGTCGGTGCCCGGTGAGCGCCATTCGGGTTGGTTGACCGGGTTGGATCCATTCCTGGCGGGGGTCCGACCGTACAAGTCCATGAAAAAGGTGTTAGAATCTGGGTGTTTGAAGTGAAGAAGCAGTTTCCAGCTAGAACGGTCTAGAATGTTCTGGAAGATGAGCAAGGTGTGGTGTTGTTTGGAACCCACTAGATAGAGACTGGTTTGAGCGGTGTTAGTGAGTGAATATGTATGTGTTTTTGTTTCCCTTTCTCTCTATGACTGTACGATGTCTGATGTGGTGTGTTCACTGTGTTGCGCTTTTCAGCCCgattttctttctctgtttttcctattaattttcgtttttctttttttgtgatTTGGGTGTCTGCGTACCCGCCAAATAGCGAAAAATGTTATGTTCCTTCCAACATCATCTTATCCTGTcatgttttaattaaaactgaaaaaggAAGACCTAAGCTAACTTAACAGGTAACCGACACTCTTCCTTCTGTGAAATTACCTGGATGACCTTCTCTCTAtgttttttcattctttttttcttatttgggATTAGAGTTACCAATCAATTCTAGAATTGTTTGATCTTCAATGTGatacttttcattttaaacttttaaagtgagtttttttttttatgtatagcCTAAGGAAGAGATTAAATGTAACGAGGAATTATTTAATGTCATAGTTTAAAAAATTGGGATTATTAAATTTTGCtgcttaaatttaatttttaaaatagatactCTCGTTTGAAAATATGGTGATTCCTCTTTTTAGTTAGAGCATTTAATGTTTATGTCTTGTTTTTCTTTGGCCTTCATGTCTTCATTTATAATGGTATATAATGAagctttttaaaaatattttttttattttattttatcaattaaattgttaattttattaattatgacAAGGATCCAACTCTATATCCGGTCTAATTTTTACCGTCACATAATTTGACATAACAGTTACTTacatatagtttttataaaatgatcaagattgataaaaaaaaaatgaaaatgggaTACATCCCTCTCAACTCTTAAGAATAagattatttagaaaaattgaAATAGCATACATCTTAAATTTAAACCTGCATTATTATAtcagttttattttcataattatcaCTATTATTTGTAATGCCAACCATCAATCACAATCATCTCTCctctttttagtttataatgATTAAAGGAGGGTGATAATacaattacattttaaaaaataagggTATGATAATGATTACATTGCTTTTTAACTGTGAAATGTAGAAGAAAAGCATAAGTAACTTCATTAAGAATTCATCAATAaccaacttttttatattattcattcGTGTATTTTGATAGTATTTTTTAagtaacaaaagaaaatcatttgACACCTACACACCAATTTTATAtctcaaaaataaaacaaagacaaacatttatatagattaaaataaaattggttctttttagatatattaaaattatgttaacccatattaaagaaaattttttaaaaacattgaatGCATTTCATTTCATGTGACACTTTACTTATGGAATTTCTATATAGTACTCCTCTGCACAAGTATAGGGTCCCATTAATATGATACCAAACCACTAATTTATACCAATcaatctattattattttaaaagaagtaaataatatttattattgcaTGCTTTTCTTATTGTTTTTCCTAATATTATATCTCTTGTTTATAGTCTCTCTccaactttttataataaatgataaacaACAGAAATAACACCACCTACCATGAATCATGAACATTAATCATACTTGTGTTTCTCTCATcctaaaatctaaaaaaaattaatcgaCATGCGAAAGAAGAAATGTTCTGGACAATGACTTGAGTTTCGTTCTTTCCATAAGacaattcaaatgaaaaaaacaaaacattcatAATATAAAGTCCAAATCCAATATAAgatttttagataaaatattgaatttaaattttgttctgTGTTGAATtcgtttttcttcttcctttcgtTATGTGGACGAAATatgattcattttgtttttacacAGAAAGATGAAACAGGATTACACGTATTGAAAGTACTAAATTTTTGAATTAGAATATTTAGGTATTTGTTTGATCACTTGTTTATGTTCAAGTTTAGCAATCAAAAGACAATATTGTTTGAATACCAACCTATTATcttaaactaatatatttaattttataattcatccctataaaaatatgttatagaTTTAAGTATTGTGGAGTGAGTATATCCGGCTATTATTTCAACTAGTCataatattatagttttttttagagaaatgcaacattttatttattttttaatttctttttatgtttatttgtttttgagatttcatcttatttttgaagttaaaaaattcaataaaataaagatcATATATTCACCATTATTATTGAAAAGATTCATAACAATAAATTCTATCCTTAAAACAATAAGTGGTTTATGATATTAATTGTGGTGTAATAAAATGTTTGATACCTAACTAGAGTATACAACCGATATCCATGGAAAGAATACAGTTAATAAAGGTCaacaaagaaaaacttaaaagcCCAAACTTTTACCGTTACAAAGTGTTTAATTCGTATGACAATAAAACATGTAGAAATCAAATTACACGTGTGCTTTTTCAAATTCTTTgtcaatatttttcaaattacaaattatagaaaaaaaattaaaatatcaaatgaattctaaatttaaaataaactatatctGTTTGGAAATTCTATTGAATCGAATTTTAAAATGCTTAATTAGATTATAATAAATGTCTAaccttgataaaaaaaattaacaaattaaaattatgttgtCTAAAAGTTTTAGAATAGGAATTTCAACTCAAGGTATGTATAACTTATTTCTTCTAAAAgcttattaaattattctaacTAGAAAATTTGtgtattttctttcaaatttgagtaattaaaacctaaaaatataatcaaaatgaAGTAAAGGTcgaaattatttctattttctcttacaaaatttaaaagatattaaaattattttatgtgaaaTTCACTAATGCAACAAAggttggttttttatttttatgttggttaaaaaaaagttttctaTACTAATTTTAGAACTTACATAAATACAGTTGGTATAGAGAGTTTACATTCTATGTCGATTATGACGATGACTGACATAGAAAGTTGCATATGCTTATGCTTAAACTCCACTTAATAGAAGAAAGCCCATCATAATAGGAAATTCGTTGAAAAGAAGATAGCACATTAACACCCGTACTTGTCCAACATATCTCATGTGCACTATGTAACTCTGAATCAGTTATTGCTTTGTCGAGCGATGTTATGGGATTAGATCTCGAATAAGCGTTCATCAACTTCACATAAAGAAGCCCTATGAGAATGCCATCGAGATATGCCTAATAAACGAGACCCAACATAAGAAGCTGAACAAGAATCAACTTGGCTCAAAAGGCATGACAAAACGAAATAGTAACTCCATGGACATAAGAGTAATCACTAGAGAAATCAATGGCATATTCATTGTAGTAAGATTTGTCATAGTTGGATATGAGAAGTAAGGATTTATCTAAAAGTATGGTAACGCCCTAGGAGAGGAGAAGCAATGAAGCAACCATGGAAGCGAAATTAACGCTTTGTATTGATGTTTCCAACTGAAACCCTTTCAAGACAAGCAATAACATGTTGTACACAAGGTGTGGCTCGTCAATGCGgtaaaacaacaacaataggAAGCATTTCAAGTCCTTGTGTTTCTAATAGAATCATAATTAGAATGAAGAAGCTTTGAATGAAATGTTTATAGTTATAAGAAGATGAATTGAGAAAGTTACCTTAAGAATGAGAGAAGGGTTGAACCGGACTTGTTGGATGTGAGGAATGAGGGAATCGAAAAGGAAGGGGGGGAGATAAATGAGAGTGTTGGTGGCAATGAGGGCAACGATCACTTACAACTTATGCTTTGACCAGTAATACTTGTTGAAGGTGTGGAGAGTAAGGAAAGGAAGCATTCCATGAGGAGTGATGAGGGCAAGAACGACATAAATGAATGTAGCAA from the Vigna angularis cultivar LongXiaoDou No.4 chromosome 3, ASM1680809v1, whole genome shotgun sequence genome contains:
- the LOC108325957 gene encoding zinc finger CCCH domain-containing protein 32 isoform X1, whose product is MDLYGRTPARNGSNPVNQPEWRSPGTDTALEESMWHLTLGGGESYPERLGVPNCVYYMRTGVCGYGGRCRYNHPRDRAAVAAAVRATGEYPERVGEPPCQYYLKTGTCKFGASCKFHHPKNGGGYLNQAPLNVYGYPLRPGEKECSYYLKTGQCKFGISCKFHHPQPAGTSLPASAPQFYQQVQSPTVPLPEQYGGASSSLRVARPPMLPGSYVQGAYGPVLLSPGVVPFPGWSPYSAPVSPVPSPGAQPAVGGTSLYGMTQLSSPTSAFARPYTPLPSTSGPLGSSLKEQLFPERPGESECQYYLRTGDCKFGLACRYHHPRDHIVARPLLNPVGLPLRPGVQPCAFYLQNGHCKFGSTCKFDHPLGSMRYSPSASSLIDVPVTPYPVGSLLSQLAPSTTSSELRPELMSGSKKESFSARIPSGNSSGTTVGLIFSQGGSVSLSDVQLSSQSSASASSSRSTRQSGEIR
- the LOC108325957 gene encoding zinc finger CCCH domain-containing protein 32 isoform X2; its protein translation is MDLYGRTPARNGSNPVNQPEWRSPGTDTALEESMWHLTLGGGESYPERLGVPNCVYYMRTGVCGYGGRCRYNHPRDRAAVAAAVRATGEYPERVGEPPCQYYLKTGTCKFGASCKFHHPKNGGGYLNQAPLNVYGYPLRPGEKECSYYLKTGQCKFGISCKFHHPQPAGTSLPASAPQFYQQVQSPTVPLPEQYGGASSSLRVARPPMLPGSYVQGAYGPVLLSPGVVPFPGWSPYSAPVSPVPSPGAQPAVGGTSLYGMTQLSSPTSAFARPYTPLPSTSGPLGSSLKEQLFPERPGESECQYYLRTGDCKFGLACRYHHPRDHIVARPLLNPVGLPLRPKTGCTTLRILFAKWTLQVWLDVQI